The following DNA comes from Qingshengfaniella alkalisoli.
AAGCGAACGCCTTCCATTCCGTGCATGTGGTGGTCACCGAACAACGACGCTTTCCAGCCGCCGAAGCTGTAGAATGCCATCGGAACGGGAATAGGAACGTTCACACCGACCATGCCGACTTCGATATCCTGGCTGAAGTTGCGCGCCACGTCACCGTCACGCGTGAAGACCGATACCCCGTTGGCATAGCTGTGATCATGGATCAGATCGACCGCATCCTGATAACTGTCCCGGCGCACCATCGACAGGACCGGCCCGAAAATCTCGTCCTTCCAGATGGTCATATCGGGCGTGACATTGTCTATCAGCGTGCCGCCGATGTAATAGCCGTCCTCGTAACCCTGCCGGTCCATCCTGAACCCGCGCCCGTCAACCACGACCTTCGCACCTTCGGATTCGCCCTTGTCGATATAGCCCGTCACCTTTTCCAGATGCTGCCGGGTGACGAGCGGACCCATGTCGGAACTTCTGTCGGCTGCGGGGCCGATCTTCAGCGCCTCGATCTTGGGAATCAGCTTTTCGACCAGGGCGTCTGCAACTGCATCCGTCACCGGAACCGCAACTGAAATGGCCATGCAGCGTTCACCGGCAGACCCATATGCCGCGCCCATCAATGCGCCCGCGGCCATGTCCAGATCAGCATCCGGCATGATGACCATGTGGTTCTTCGCGCCACCCAGCGCCTGAACACGCTTGCCGTTGGCCGTGCCGGTCTGATGGATGTATTGTGCAATCGGGGTTGATCCGACGAACGACACCGCCTTGACGTCCGGATGGTCAAGCAGCGCATCGACGGCAACTTTGTCCCCCTGGACGACGTTGAAAACACCCTCGGGCAGGCCCGCCTCCGCCAGCCATTCGCCCAACAGAATGGAGGCGGACGGATCACGCTCGGATGGCTTCAGAATGAAGGTGTTTCCACAGGCAATCGCGACGGGGAACATCCACATCGGCACCATCGCCGGAAAGTTGAACGGAGTGATACCCGCGACCACGCCAAGCGATTGGCGGATCATATGCGTATCGACACCAGTGCCGACATTCTCGGAGAACTCGCCCTTCAGGAAAGTCGGCGCGGCGGTGGCAAATTCCACAACTTCCAGCCCGCGCGTAACCTCGCCTAGCGCATCATCATGTGTTTTGCCGTGTTCGCGGCTGATCGCCTCGGCCAGTTCATCGGCCCGCTCCCAAAGGATGGACTTGAACTTGTCGAGGACGCGCGCACGCCGCAACGCCGGTGTCTTCGACCATTCCGGCCACGCGGCTTTCGCGGCGGCGACCACCTGGCCAACCTCTTCGACCGAGGCTAACGCGACCTGCGTTTCGCTTGCGCCCGTAGCAGGGTTGAAGACTGGCTGCTGACGCCCCGAAGTACCCGCAACCTTTGTATTGTTGATGAAATGCCCGATCTCGGCCATCTGAAAACCTCCACCTAATGTCGGACGCAGAAAACCATGAAAGGTTTCTGCATAGCAATCCAAATGAAAGGAAACCCGATATGCGAATTTGCATATCGCGCCAAAAGTAACAAAGCAAAATAATCAGGATTGAAATACCTAATTAAATCGCTAAACTATACAGAGCGTCACAGACAGGCGCTGGAATCGAAAACCGACAGGACGAGACATCACCAATGAACGCCTATTCAAATGTTCCGCCCCTCGCCACCATGCCCCACGCCACGCAATCGCTGCCGGTATTCGACGCGCGCGATCTGACCCAGGACGGCACACAAGCCAATATCCTGCTGGACGATCAGGTCTATGTGTTGCGCATCACCCGAGCCGGCAAGCTGATCCTGACAAAATGATCGAGGACGCATCTCGCGTCCTCGCCCCGGCTTGCAAGCGACCACTCGTTACCGGCTGAAGGTATAAGTGGTCACCTGTTCGTAACGCTCGCCTTCGCGCAGAACGATTGACGGGAAGTCTGGCTTGTTCGGCGCGTCGGGCCAGCACTGGGCCTCCATTGCCAGTCCGCAATAGGGGCCGTATTCCTCACCCGCATGGTTCTTGGCCTTGCCCGGTGCCTGCCGCTTCGCGTCATAAACCTGAAGCCCGGGTTCGGTTGACGCCATATCCATGGATATGCCCGAGGTGCCCGTCAGACGTGCAATAGGCGTGACGGCCCGCTTACCATCGGCCAGGCAGAAATTCGTGTCATAGTGCGGGTCATCACCCGGCGACAGAGCGCGCCCGTCACGCAAGTCGAATCCGGTTCCCTCCACATCGCGCAACTCGCCCGTCACCATTGCGTCGTCATCCGCAACGCAGTACCGATCGGCCGCGATCCGCAGCGTGTGCCCGGCATAGCTGGGCGTGCCATCCATATTCCAATAGCTGTGATTGGCAAAGTTGACCCATGTTGTCTTATCCGTTGTCGCCGACACGGTCATCGACAGCCGGGTGCCGTCCAGGGCGAACCGCGCCCGGACGTCTCGATTGCCGGGAAAGCCACCGTCGCCATCTGACAGCTTCAGCGTGAACTCGACCTCGGTCTCGCTGCGCTCGGCAATGGTCCAGATCTTCGCGGATGTCGACGCCTTGCCACTGTGCAACGTGATGCGCCTGTCCTGATTTGGATCGAAGCTGTAGCTTTGTCCGCTCAATTCAGCCTTTGCGCCCGAAATCCGGTTCACCACAGGCCCGACCAAAGCACCGAAATAGGCCATTCCGTCTAGGTAGGGCGCAAGATCATTCGCCCCAAGGGTCAGCGAATACGGCACATCCTTCAGGCGAACATCCTGCAATATCGCTCCGCGCGTCAGCATCGCGACGGTCAGTTCTCCATTTGACAGCACCACGCGATCCACACGGTTTCCGTCCTGATCGCTTCCGAACTCATACACGCCCGGTGACATTTCCAGTCCCATCAGCCCTATCCCCTAAGTATCTAATGTTATGATGTTTTCATCGAACGTCGCGCCGCGGCAAGGCCCGCGCAAATCGCCGTTTCCGCGTCGGTCTGTATCGGCGCAACACCCTGTCGTTCCAATGCCGCGACATAATCCGCCTGACGCGGCCCGTCCGCGATGACCGCAACCTGCCGGCCAAGCCAGAACGGGCGGGCCGCGCCCAGTTCCATCCCGATGAACGCACCACGAAGTCGCGCGTTCATCGCGCTTCCGTCCAACATGCCCATCTGCGCCATGGTCGTCCATTCCGACACGCGCCCTGCCACACGTTCGGGGCGAGCCAAGCCCTCGTCGACCGCATCCAGAAACTGCCCACCGTGATCGCACTCTTTGTCCAACTTGGTAACGCCAAGCTGCATCCTGCCGGTTGCGAAGGTCTGGAAGCTTACCACCTCGCCGGCAGACACCTGAACCCAGCTGGTGGTGTCACCCGCCAGGCAAATGACCCCCTCGTAGTCGTCTGCCAGCCCCAGAAACCCGGCCAGAGACGCCGCCTGTGCGTCCAACCTTCCGAAAGGCTGCTCCTGTATCAACGAGGGGAGCACTGACACATTTTCGATCCCGTCAACATGCAATAGCCCAGACGCAAGGGGTTTCACCGGCACTTGGAGCAGCGCGGGGCGATCCATCAGCCAGCCCGCGCCGGCGAGAACAACCTCTGTTTGCCCGGCCGAGCATGCGCGCAGTATCTCGTCGAAGCTCAATTCCGTCGCATCGATGGTCCTGCGGGTTTTCGTGATGCTGCCCTGCATGGTGCGAACCCGCAAACACCCGTCCGCCAGATCAGCCGCGATCCAGTCCGGGTCAGCCATGGTGCCCGATCGTCCATTTGTCTGATAAATGAATCATGTGCCGACCATAGGGGCATTGCCCGAACAGTTCCAGCGGCATTCCCGCCCCCATCCGTGACGGGGGCGGAAGCGTTTTACTTGCGCTTCTTCGGCGGCATCAGGTCGGTGATCGTGCCCTCATACATCTCCGCCGCGAAGTTGATCGTCTCCGACAGGGTCGGGTGCGGATGAATGGTATGACCCAGATCGATCGCGTCCGCGCCCATTTCGATGGCGAGCGCCGCTTCGGCGATCAACTCGCCCGCATTCGTGCCCACCATCGCCGCGCCGATGACGCGGTCGTCTTCGGTATCAAAAATGACCTTGGTCATCCCCTCGGTTCGGCCATTGGTCAGCGCACGGCCCGAGGCTTTCCACGGGATGACGCCCTTGCCGACCTTGTAGCCTTGTTCCTTGGCTTGGGCCTCCGTCAGACCACACCATGCGACCTCGGGGTCGGTGTAGGCAACTGACGGGATCACGCGCGCATCGAATGCCCGTTTTTCACCGGCTGCAACTTCTGCCGCGACCTTGCCTTCATGCACGGCCTTGTGAGCAAGCATCGGTTGCCCGACAACATCCCCAATCGCGAAAATATGCGGGATGTTCGTGCGTTGCTGGTGATCGACCTCGATGAAGCCGCGATCGGTAACGGCAACGCCTGCCTTTTCGGCGTCGACCAGCTTGCCATTCGGCTTACGCCCGACAGCGACCAGAACCTTGTCGAAAATGGCGGCAGAGTTTTCGCCCTTTTCATCCTCGAACGTTACTTTCAGCCCGTTCTTCTGGGCTTTGACATCCGTGACCTTGGTCTTGAGCAGGATATTTTCGTACCGGCCTTCGATCCGGGTCATCAGCGGTTTGACGATATCTTTGTCGGCACCCGGAATGATCTGGTCCATCAGTTCGACAACTGTCACCTTGGACCCAAGCGCATCATAGACACAGGCCATTTCCAGACCGATGATGCCACCGCCCAGAACCAGCAATTTTCCGGGCACGTCGGTCAATTCCAGCGCGCCGGTGGAATCGATCACACGATCATCGTCATGAGGAACGAATGGCAGCGTGACCGGCTCGGACCCCGCCGCAATAACGCATTGATCGAAGCTGACCTTGGTTATGCCCTCATCGCCTTCAACGGTGATCATGTTGGTGCCAGAAAACTTGCCATAGCCGTTGACGACCGTGACCTTGCGGGCCTTGGCCAGCCCCTGCAGACCACCGGTCAATTGACCGACGACGCTGTCTTTCCAGCCGCGTAGCTTGTCCAGGTCGACCTTCGGCTTGGTGAAGGTGATGCCGTGCTCACCCATTTCCTCGGCCTCGGTGATGACCTTGGCCGCGTGCAGCAGTGCCTTGGACGGGATACAGCCCACATTCAGGCAGACTCCGCCCAAAGTGGGACTGCGTTCGATCAGCACAACCTTCTTGCCAAGATCGGCCGCGCGGAAGGCCGCCGAATAGCCGCCGGGACCGGAGCCCAGAACCACGACCTCGCCATGCACATCGCCCTGTTCATAGGATTTGGGCAGAGGCGCCATGGATTTGCGCGACGGCTCCGACGCCTCTTCCTTGGCATCGGATCTGGGCGATTGCTCGGGCTCTTCGCCGCCGTCATCCCCCGCATCATCGCTTTCCAGCACAACGATCAGCGTACCTTCGGACACGTTGTCGCCTTCGGAGACCTTGATCTCCTTGACCGTGCCAGCCGCAGGGCTGGGCACTTCCATCGTGGCCTTGTCGGATTCCAGCTCGATCAGCGGGTCTTCCTTCGCGACGGTGTCACCCACCGAGACGAGGACGCCGACGACGGGAACTTCGTCGAAATCGCCTATATCGGGAACTTTTACATCCATCGGATCACCCCCTTACCACATCAGCCGGCGCACATCGCCGAGCAGGAATTTCAGGGTTGCACAGAAGCGAGCGGCCAGCGCCCCGTCCACCGCACGGTGATCATAGCTTAGGCTGAGCGGCAGCATGTTGCGCGGCACGAACTGCTCGCCATCCCAAACCGGCGCCATCTTGGACCGCGTCAGGCCAAGGATCGCAACTTCAGGTGCATTCACGATGGGCGTGAAGCTGGTGCCTCCGATGCCCCCAAGCGAGGAAATGGTGAAGGTCGCGCCCTGCATATCGCCGCCCTTCAACTCGCCCGCACGGGCTTTTGCCGACAGATCGCCGAGTTCCTTGGAAATCTCGACGATTCCCTTGCGGTCGGCATCCTTGATGACCGGCACGACCAGACCCTGCGGCGTATCCGCCGCAAAGCCGATATTGTAGAAGTTCTTCTTGATCAGCTTGTCGCCGTCGGGATGCACGGAACTGTTCAGCTCCCAATGTTCCTTCAGCGCGGACACACTGGCCTTGATGACGAAGGACAGAAGCGTCACACGGTAGCCGTCTTCCTTGGCCTTGGTGTCCATCTCCTTGCGGTACTTGTCCAGATCGGTGATGTCGGCTTCTTCGTTATGCGTGACCGCCGGGATGTTCAGCCAGGACCGGTGCAGCGCGGGGCCGGAGATTTTCTTGATCCGGCTCATCTCCACGTCTTCCACAGGGCCAAACTTCGAGAAATCCACCTTCGGGATCGGCGGGATCCCCATGCCGCCCGACGCCGCGCCACCAGCAGCAGCCGGACCCGATTGCGACTTGAGGAATTTGGTCACATCCTCGCGCAGGATGCGCCCCTTGCGGCCCGTGCCGTTCACTTCGTTCAGGTCGATGTCGAGATTGCGAGCAAAAGCGCGCACGGATGGCGACGCGTGCACCTTGCCGAAGCCTTTATCCGTGACGGACGCCGAAGCGGGCGCT
Coding sequences within:
- the lpdA gene encoding dihydrolipoyl dehydrogenase — translated: MDVKVPDIGDFDEVPVVGVLVSVGDTVAKEDPLIELESDKATMEVPSPAAGTVKEIKVSEGDNVSEGTLIVVLESDDAGDDGGEEPEQSPRSDAKEEASEPSRKSMAPLPKSYEQGDVHGEVVVLGSGPGGYSAAFRAADLGKKVVLIERSPTLGGVCLNVGCIPSKALLHAAKVITEAEEMGEHGITFTKPKVDLDKLRGWKDSVVGQLTGGLQGLAKARKVTVVNGYGKFSGTNMITVEGDEGITKVSFDQCVIAAGSEPVTLPFVPHDDDRVIDSTGALELTDVPGKLLVLGGGIIGLEMACVYDALGSKVTVVELMDQIIPGADKDIVKPLMTRIEGRYENILLKTKVTDVKAQKNGLKVTFEDEKGENSAAIFDKVLVAVGRKPNGKLVDAEKAGVAVTDRGFIEVDHQQRTNIPHIFAIGDVVGQPMLAHKAVHEGKVAAEVAAGEKRAFDARVIPSVAYTDPEVAWCGLTEAQAKEQGYKVGKGVIPWKASGRALTNGRTEGMTKVIFDTEDDRVIGAAMVGTNAGELIAEAALAIEMGADAIDLGHTIHPHPTLSETINFAAEMYEGTITDLMPPKKRK
- the aceF gene encoding dihydrolipoyllysine-residue acetyltransferase translates to MTIDVKVPDIGDFDDVPVVSILVSVGDTVAEEDPLIELESDKATLEVPSPAAGKVKEIKVSEGDTVSEGSLIVILEGDESGAGDDAPKEAPKEEPKAEKKEEPAKQPARAEAPASASVTDKGFGKVHASPSVRAFARNLDIDLNEVNGTGRKGRILREDVTKFLKSQSGPAAAGGAASGGMGIPPIPKVDFSKFGPVEDVEMSRIKKISGPALHRSWLNIPAVTHNEEADITDLDKYRKEMDTKAKEDGYRVTLLSFVIKASVSALKEHWELNSSVHPDGDKLIKKNFYNIGFAADTPQGLVVPVIKDADRKGIVEISKELGDLSAKARAGELKGGDMQGATFTISSLGGIGGTSFTPIVNAPEVAILGLTRSKMAPVWDGEQFVPRNMLPLSLSYDHRAVDGALAARFCATLKFLLGDVRRLMW
- a CDS encoding 2-dehydro-3-deoxygalactonokinase, translating into MADPDWIAADLADGCLRVRTMQGSITKTRRTIDATELSFDEILRACSAGQTEVVLAGAGWLMDRPALLQVPVKPLASGLLHVDGIENVSVLPSLIQEQPFGRLDAQAASLAGFLGLADDYEGVICLAGDTTSWVQVSAGEVVSFQTFATGRMQLGVTKLDKECDHGGQFLDAVDEGLARPERVAGRVSEWTTMAQMGMLDGSAMNARLRGAFIGMELGAARPFWLGRQVAVIADGPRQADYVAALERQGVAPIQTDAETAICAGLAAARRSMKTS
- a CDS encoding CoA-acylating methylmalonate-semialdehyde dehydrogenase produces the protein MAEIGHFINNTKVAGTSGRQQPVFNPATGASETQVALASVEEVGQVVAAAKAAWPEWSKTPALRRARVLDKFKSILWERADELAEAISREHGKTHDDALGEVTRGLEVVEFATAAPTFLKGEFSENVGTGVDTHMIRQSLGVVAGITPFNFPAMVPMWMFPVAIACGNTFILKPSERDPSASILLGEWLAEAGLPEGVFNVVQGDKVAVDALLDHPDVKAVSFVGSTPIAQYIHQTGTANGKRVQALGGAKNHMVIMPDADLDMAAGALMGAAYGSAGERCMAISVAVPVTDAVADALVEKLIPKIEALKIGPAADRSSDMGPLVTRQHLEKVTGYIDKGESEGAKVVVDGRGFRMDRQGYEDGYYIGGTLIDNVTPDMTIWKDEIFGPVLSMVRRDSYQDAVDLIHDHSYANGVSVFTRDGDVARNFSQDIEVGMVGVNVPIPVPMAFYSFGGWKASLFGDHHMHGMEGVRFYTRMKTTTTRWPTGMRTDPEFVMPTLG
- a CDS encoding aldose epimerase family protein — its product is MGLEMSPGVYEFGSDQDGNRVDRVVLSNGELTVAMLTRGAILQDVRLKDVPYSLTLGANDLAPYLDGMAYFGALVGPVVNRISGAKAELSGQSYSFDPNQDRRITLHSGKASTSAKIWTIAERSETEVEFTLKLSDGDGGFPGNRDVRARFALDGTRLSMTVSATTDKTTWVNFANHSYWNMDGTPSYAGHTLRIAADRYCVADDDAMVTGELRDVEGTGFDLRDGRALSPGDDPHYDTNFCLADGKRAVTPIARLTGTSGISMDMASTEPGLQVYDAKRQAPGKAKNHAGEEYGPYCGLAMEAQCWPDAPNKPDFPSIVLREGERYEQVTTYTFSR
- the hemP gene encoding hemin uptake protein HemP, giving the protein MPHATQSLPVFDARDLTQDGTQANILLDDQVYVLRITRAGKLILTK